GTAAAAGATATTAAGGATTATTTATAAGGAATTCCATCGCGAATATTCGAGTAATATTCGTTAAATGGGTTGTCGTTTTCTTTTGTCCGACTACTTATGGCGCTGAAGCGCAACTACAAACTTATTTGGGAATGGGGAGTTTCGACGTTTAGGGCGAAGACAGCGCAACGACGAACCTAGTTTAAAAGCCTAAATCGGCTTTGGCAGAATCGGCAGCGGCAAATACTTCTTCATCTGACTTTTCATCCCAAGAGGGTTCACCAATTTCTGTGTAGAATGTTTGATCATAAGGACGAGTTCGTACTACAACGGGCATGGGTACGGCGTGTCCTAATATTAATGCCTGTTGTTTGGAATCTAATTTAGCTAACACCGATCGCAAACTTTGTCCCCCTGAAACTCCGGTGAAGATAGCCTCGATGTCTTTGTCATCATTCAGTAAACAGGTAATCCGGGTGCCAACCTGGGACATTACTTCATTATCAATCCCCGATGGACGCTGATCGACAATCAGTAATGTAACGAAATATTTCCGCATCTCGCGGGCGATAATGCCAAAGATGGTTTGACGTACTGTGGCTGAATCTAGGAAACGGTGCGCCTCTTCAATCGTAATCACCAATGGGTGCGGGCGATCGCATGGATTTTTGCTTTGCAGAAATTTCTCCGCCTTCCGCACATATTTACCATGAATGCGGCGCGTCATCACATTCGTGGCTAACATATAGGAGAGCATATTCGATTGCGAGCCAAATTCCACCACCACATGCTTCCCCGCATCCAAGGATTGCAGAATCTGGTCAATATAATTTTGGGGACAAGCACTCCGCATGTACTTCAATTCATCTAAACGCAGTAACTTGCGCTGTAATGCCATAATTGAAGATTTATTTCCCCGCTTCTCATCGCAAAATATCTGAATATCTTCATTCGTCATATTCAGGAGTTGCGTAATCCAGGTTTTGCCAAACTCGTTGCGGAGAATAATCGCATTTTCCAGACTCGCCTCAGATAGGTTTAACTCCCCGCGCACTAGCATAATATCTTCAACTTCAATTTGATCGTAACTGAGATACATGGCTTGGGCGTCTCGAATTCCTCGGCGTTGGGTGGATTCCGGGTCAAGGGTATAAACTTGGACTTGATTGGGAAAGAGTTGGCGTAATCCTTTAACGGTACTAAATTGTTTTCCTTCTGATACCGCTTCCCATCCATATTCGGAGTGCATATCGAAGATTAAATTAACCGCCGCTTGCTTGCGAATAATCCCGGATAATAATAAGCGAGTCAGAAAAGATTTCCCGGTTCCCGATTTGCCAAACACACCATTACTGCGTTCCACAAACCGATCCAGGTCTAAGCATATTGGCACGTCCATGTCAAGGGGTTGACCCACCGAAAAATTCCGTCGATGGGGGTCATCTTCCCAGCCAAACACCGCCCGGAAATCTCGTTCACTGGCATCATAGACTTGGGAGAAGTGACTGGGAATTGTTTTCACGGGAAGCAATTCCATGTCCTCACTACTTTGCGGTTGAAACGACGCTAAAGGACTTTTACCATTCAGGTTCAGGTTGGATGTCTCCCGTTTTCCCTCCGTTGGCGTGAACATTAGCATCGGAGTTAAATTGATTGTCCCAAACGTGCCACTTCC
This genomic window from Coleofasciculus chthonoplastes PCC 7420 contains:
- a CDS encoding helicase HerA domain-containing protein; the protein is MDVDKPLGSVIQGSLSGGLEVRLEADVSVEDMRVGKFLVVQGMRSRFFCMLTDVALGTSSQRIWANPPHPNDSFLREVLAGSGTFGTINLTPMLMFTPTEGKRETSNLNLNGKSPLASFQPQSSEDMELLPVKTIPSHFSQVYDASERDFRAVFGWEDDPHRRNFSVGQPLDMDVPICLDLDRFVERSNGVFGKSGTGKSFLTRLLLSGIIRKQAAVNLIFDMHSEYGWEAVSEGKQFSTVKGLRQLFPNQVQVYTLDPESTQRRGIRDAQAMYLSYDQIEVEDIMLVRGELNLSEASLENAIILRNEFGKTWITQLLNMTNEDIQIFCDEKRGNKSSIMALQRKLLRLDELKYMRSACPQNYIDQILQSLDAGKHVVVEFGSQSNMLSYMLATNVMTRRIHGKYVRKAEKFLQSKNPCDRPHPLVITIEEAHRFLDSATVRQTIFGIIAREMRKYFVTLLIVDQRPSGIDNEVMSQVGTRITCLLNDDKDIEAIFTGVSGGQSLRSVLAKLDSKQQALILGHAVPMPVVVRTRPYDQTFYTEIGEPSWDEKSDEEVFAAADSAKADLGF